AAACTTTTCACCGTATTCAACAGCCTTTTTTGCCAATGTTTTAGCTCGAGCTAAACTATCTCCCTTTTCATATACATATGCCATATTACCCATCATAAATGAAAAATCGGGGCCTTTTGATGAATCAGGAATCTTGTCGTAGAATGCTAAACTTTTTCTAAAATATATAAAACCATCTTTGAGATTAAAGTCGTTTGTATATAAAGACGCAATGTTATAATTTATCTGCGCAGCATATCCAAATTTTCCTTCTTTCGCAACGGCGTCAGCACTTCTAGTAAAATAGAGGGCAGCAGAATCTGTTATTTTTTGATTCCCATAGATACTACCCATCATATTGTCGTAGTAGTATGTAGGTGTGTCTAAATTATTGTCTTTAATTAGTTTTTTTCCTTTTCTCGAATAACTAATGCTTTTATCATATTTATAGATGTAATAATGATACTTGGCAAAGGCATAATAAACTTGTTCTAAACCAAGAGGGGAATCTTCAAGTGCTTTTTTATTGCTAGCATAAAAGTCTTCTAAATTTTTAAGGCTTTCATTTGGATTGATTCTGGCGATAGAGTCTAATAGTTTTATTTTTTTGACAACTGTACTATCAATATTTTTTTGACCGTGAGTTTTTGTAATAACTACAAACGTAATAATTACAAATGCGTGAAAGTATTTCATAGTATAGTTAGTGGTTTACCACTAGTTCATTTTTTGGTTGATTTCCATGAGATATAAAAAGTAGCCCTAAACTAGATTTGCTAGTAAATAAAACTAAGTATAAAGTTATGAAAAGGTTTGTTTTAAGACTCGTATTCAGCATCTTTCTTTTTCCGGAAGCAAATGAACATTTATATAAGTAACTAAAACCATAGACGCCATACTTTAAGTTTAATTTGCCTCATTCAAAAATAAATGAAGTCAACAATAAATTAGTAAAGAGTTGAAAAGACACGTTAAAGACTGATGTAACTATTTTGTAATTAAGAAATTATACACATTAGATCTATTTTAAGAACTAAATGAACTGGTTCCCCAAAACCAAATCTCTAGATCACACAGCAACTTAACCACTAGCTAACTTAAATCCGTCCTCCTGTAGGAGGGCGGGTTTATATAAAATTTGTATTATGAAAAAAGGAATAGTATTGTTTACATTGCTAGTGAATCTCACCATGTTAGCCCAAGTTGGGATTAACACCACAACTCCAAATGCTATTTTAGATATTGCGGCAAGTGACGCTACAAATCCTTTAGCATCCGATGGATTGTTAATACCTAGGATTGACATATTTCCAACTACAAACCCGGGATTAGATCAAGACGGTATGTTGGTGTACTTAAGATCTACTGTTGGCGTGAATACACCCGGAATTTATATCTGGAATAATAGCGCTGGATCTTGGGAGAAACTTTCAATTGGTTCGGTAGGTGGATGGTTATTGCCTGGAAATGCAGGTACGAATGCAGCAACTAACTTTTTAGGAACAACAGACAACGTTTCTCTTGCTTTCAGAACTAATAATATTGAACGATTACAAATAGATGCAAATGGAAGTTTACAAAGCCCAAGTACAAATGTTAGATGGGGCAATCTTTCAGGATCTTCTCTCACCACTGGCTACGGAAATTTACTTTTTGGTGATAGTTCTGGAAGTAATATTACAACGGGGGCTTCAAATATTTTGTTAGGAAACAATGCCGGAACCGGTGTTAGTACTGGCAATTCTGTCATCGCAATTGGGTTGTCTGCATTAAGGCAATATCAAGGTACTATTGGCGCCATAGCTATTGGTCCGTATGCCTCAACAAATGCGACAACTGGCACTAGTTCTTTGGCATTAGGATTTCACGCGCTGAGTTCCAATACAACAGGGAACGCAAATATAGCAATCGGAAATGGTGCTTTGCGACACGGTAATACGCCTAATAACAATTTGGCTATTGGACAAAGTGCATTGTCTGTTAATAATGGCTTTAACAATGTGTCAATCGGACTAGGTTCTTTAATTTCTAACACATCGGGAAGCAATAATACTGTAGTAGGTAAAGAGGCAGGGCTTAGAAATACAGGTTCTGGAAATACAATCATGGGATACTTTGCCTCCATATTTACAACCACTGGACACGATAATACTATTATTGGTAACCAAGCGGGAAGAAATGGTGACATGGGAAACGACAACGTGCTATTAGGAGCAAATTCGGGAAGACAGCTAAATGGCGCATCTAATGTGTTTATCGGGAATGACTCTGGCTCAACCCTAACCAATGTTTCAAATCTGTTGGTTATAGATAATTCTAGTACTACCAGCCCCTTGGTGTACGGAGAGTTTGATACAAACCGATTTCGAATAAATGGAACCATTCAATCAGGAAATCCAGCAACAACAGGGTATGCTTTTCCTTCGATAGATGGTACTGCTAATCAAGTAATGCAAACCGATGGCTCTGGGACATTAAGTTGGATAAATGCCTCAAGCCTATCAGGGAACGATTGGTCACTTACTGGAAACACCGGTACAGATGCCTCCGTTAATTTTATGGGTACTATAGATGATGTTGATATTTCCTTTAGAAGAAATAATACTAATTTTGGGTCGCTAGAAACGTCAAATCTTTCTATTGGTAATGAGTCACTACGCATATCAACAGGTACTGAGAATACCGCTTTTGGTAATACAGCACTACGAAGTAATTCTACAGGAAGTAACAACACCGCATTAGGGCACTATGCTGGGCAATATATTACAACAGGGTCTCAAAATACTGCCATAGGAAACAGAGCGCTGTGGTATGGTTCTACTGGAGATAATAATATTGCGGTAGGGTCGAGAAGCTTACGGGATAACTCTTCTGGAGCAAATAATGTGGCCATGGGAGTGGTGGCTTTGTTTCATGCTACATCGGCAAATAATAATGTTGCTATAGGAAGCGGTGCTCTGCAAGAGAATATTACCGGAAGTGATAATGTGAGCTTGGGGTATTTCTCTGCTTTACGTCATACAACATCAACTAACAATGTTTATATCGGAAGTCTGGCGGCATTGGGTAGTTCTGGAACAACCTATACCAGCGCAAATAATGTGATGATTGGCCATTCTTCTGGACTTAATAGCGGTTCGGTAACTGGAAATGTGTTTTTAGGGTATCAATCAGGTGCTTCAGAGACAAACAGTAATCGTCTTTATATTGAAAACTCAAGCACAAGCAGTCCGCTAGTCTATGGCGAATTTGATACTAACGTAGTGCGTGTTAATGGAGATTTTCAAATTAACGATATAAATATCACTACACAAAAGGGGCTACTACAAAATGATGATTCTTTTGTACATGGGGTTGATGCTACTATCGATTTTGGTGGTGGAGGTAATCACATAATGTTGTCGAGTCAAGAAGGAGGTACAGAAACCGGAGGGATTCACTTAGATGGCAATAGCGTGACGGTATGGTCTCCTGCAGATAACAATAGAGCCTTTAGAGTATTAGACGAAGATTTTTGGGGAGATAGTGATGGAAATCCATTTAACAATAATGCTGAGCTCGCCTATATCGATAATTCTGGGCAATACGTTCAAGCATCAGATCGTAGAAGGAAGCAGAATATTAACGTTATAAGTGCTTCTCTCGATAAAATAAATAAGATTAACGGATATACATATGAATATAAAATAAATAGCACAGAACGTTCTAAGGGAGAAAGACCGAAAAAGACTTCTGGTGTACTAGCACAAGAACTTCAAAAGATTTTACCTGAAGCAGTTCAGGTTTCAGAAGACAACGAATACTTTGTTCACTATGCAGGGATTACTCCTCTTTTAATTGAAGGAATTAAAGAACTTAATCAAGAAAATATTCAACTTAAAAAGGAACAATCTGAACTAAAATTACGTTTAGAAAAATTAGAAAAACTGCTATTAAAAGAGTAAGAAGAGAAGCGTTTTAAAATGAGTGCATAAGATTTTCAGTACATTCGTAAAAAACAACATCATGCGAATTCTAATTTTTACGCTGTTTATTACTCAAATAGTATTTTCTCAGCAAACTTATCTGCACTGCGGAAAAATCCTAGATTCAAAAAATGGCTTGATGCTTTCAGAAAAAACAATTATTATTTCTGGAAACAAAATCAACAGTATTGAAGACGGCTACATTGCCTCTCGCAAAAAAGATGATCAAATTATTGATCTTAGAAATATGACCGTGCTTCCTGGTCTTATAGATATGCATGTTCATATTGAAAGTGAAACGAGTCCAGATAACTACTTAAAACCTTTTACGCTCAACGACGCCGATGTTGCATTTAATGCGGCAGACATTGCTAATAGAACTTTATTGGCTGGTTTTACTACGGTACGTGATTTAGGGGGGAGTGGCGTAAACGTGGCCTTGCGAAATGCCATTGCAAAAGGTAAAGTGCCTGGGCCTAGGATTTTTACAGCAGAAAAAGCAATTGCAACTACAGGCGGACATGCAGATCCAACTAACGGGAGAAAAAAAGAACTTATGGGTGACCCAGGTCCCGCCGAGGGAGTAATAAATAGCCCCGATGACGCCAGAAAGGCAGTGAGACAACGCTATAAAAATGGGGCAGACTGTATCAAAATTACTGCCACTGGAGGCGTGTTGAGTGTAAGTAAAAACGGTGAAAACCCACAATTTACTCAGGAAGAACTTAATGAAATTATAAAAACCGCAAAAGAATACGGAATGACCGTAGCGGCACATGCACACGGGATTGAAGGAATGAAAAGAGCAATAATAGCGGGTGTTTTAACCATTGAGCATGGCTCTTTAATGGATTTAGAAACAGCACAACTCATGAAGCAATATGGCACCTATTTAGTGCCCACCTTGTCTGCAGGAAGATATGTTGCTGAAAAGGCTAAAATACCAGGATATTATCCAGAAATTATTATCCCGAAGATTGAAGCTATAGACGCACAATTAAAAAAGACTTTTGCAATGGTAAGTCAGCAAGGGGTTAATATAGCTTTTGGTACAGATGCAGGAGTTTTTCCGCATGGCGAAAATGCCAAAGAATTTAGATATATGGTAGAGTCTGGATGGTCGCCTATGTTTGCTTTGCAATCTGCTACCATAACAAATGCTAAATTGTTAGGCATGGAAAACGAATTAGGGCAGTTAAAGGCAGGGTTCATTGCAGATATTGTGGCAGTAGAAGACAACCCAATAGAGAATATACAAACAATGGAAACCGTGGTTTTCGTGATGAAAGAAGGTAAGATATATAAGCAATAGTAGGTTTTAAAGCCGTACATCTGTAAAGCGCATTAACAAAGACTTAGCAAAGGTTTAACAATGGCATTTTGGGATTGGATATTCTAATTAGTTGTTTTGCAGTATAATTAAAATCAAAGCAATGCAACTAGTATCAGTCCGAAGAAAGACTAAGAAAGAAAAACGATTTTCAGAAAAAATGGGTATGATGACCGCGAAGGTGATCTACATTCAAAAAACACTCTTTAATATACCTGTAAAAACACTTCACAAATACCGCGAAACCTATTATGGTGAGGTCAAAGATTGTGATGATTGTATAATAAGTGCTTAAAACCTAAAAAATCCCGAACTTTTAAAAGCTCGGGATTTTTTTTAATTCTTTATCTAGTACAAACTATAAAGCTGCTTTTGCAGTAGCTACACTTCTGTCTATCTTTCGCATTAATCCTTGTAAAACATTTCCTGGACCAACCTCTATAAATTCGGTTGCGCCATCTTTAATCATGTTTTGAATACTCTGTGTCCATTTTACTGGAGCTGTTAATTGAAATATTAAATTCTTTTGAATTTCAGCAGGGTCATTCACCGCAAAGGTAGATACGTTTTGGTAAATTGGGCAGGCAGGAGCTGTAAACGTGGTGTTTTTAATTGCTGCCGCCAATTCTTCTCTGGCAGGTTCCATTAACGGACTGTGAAAAGCGCCACCTACGGGCAATATTAATGCACGTCTTGCGCCAGCGTCTGTTAATTTTTCGCAGGCAAGATTTACTGCTGAAATATCTCCGGAAATTACTAGCTGTCCGGGGCAGTTGTAATTTGCAGCAACTACGGTTCCTGGTGTGTCTGCACAAATAGCCTCTACCAAATGATCTTCTAAACCTAAAACAGCCGCCATGGTAGATGGTTCTAATTCGCAAGCTTTTTGCATGGCTTGAGCACGTTTTGAAACCAATGTTAAACCATCGCTAAATGCCAACGTTCTGTTAGCAACCAAAGCCGAAATTTCTCCAAGCGAATGCCCCGCAACCATATCGGGTTTAAAGTTATCTCCTAGTACACTTGCAAGAATTGTTGAATGCAAAAATATAGCAGGTTGGGTTACTTTTGTTTCTTTTAACTCGTCTGCCGTTCCTTCAAACATAATTTTGGTAATATCGAAGCCCAAAATATCATTGGCTTGTTGAAATAGTTCTTTTGCCTTTGCAGAAGTTTCGTAAAGATCTTGTCCCATTCCAGTGAATTGGGCGCCCTGTCCTGGGAATATATATGCTTTCATTATCGTTGGTTTTGCTGGTAAAAATAATATAAAAAATCCCCTTTCCGAAATTTGTAAAAGAGACTTAAGAAAAAGAAGCTACGATTGATTTTGCCTGCGAAAGATAGCCACGCCCAAACAAGTTAAGATGTACTAATAGATAATACAGTTGAAAAATTGGTATTCGTTGTTTCCATCCAGATTTTAAAGGAAAAATTTCATGATAGAAAGAATAAACGGTAGGCGGAAAACCACCAAACAAGTGCATCATTGCAATATCCATTTCACGAGAGGCATACGCAACCGCAGGATCTATTAAAACAGCATTACCGGTTGCTGAAACTAAATAATTACCATTCCACAAATCACCATGAATGAATGAGGGTGCTTCATTCGGAATTTCATCCGAAATGTTCTGAAAAAAAGAGGAAAGGTTTTCAAAATTAAAACCATTCTTAGATGCTAATGCAAACTGCGGCTTTAAGCGTTGCTCTATATAGAAGGCTGCCGAAGTTTCTTCAAAACCATTTACCTGCTTTAATGAACCAATATAATTACTGTGTGATAAACCAAAGTCGTGCTGCGTGATTTTGTGCATTTTGGCTAGATTTTCAGCAAAAACCGACCAAAAATCAGGTGTTTTTCTTCCTTTTTCGACAAATTCTAATAAAATGTAGCTTTGCGCCTTTATTTCTCCAAGGTCTAAAACTTTCGGGATATTAAAACTATTTGTAGCCTCTAGAAGTTGCAAACCTTTTGCTTCAACTTGGAACATTTTTGGAAATTTTGCAGCTTCGTTCAGTTTTACCACAAAATTACCTTCAGAACATTTCAGAAGATAGACAGCATTTATATCACCACCCGCCAGCGATTGAAATTCAATCAGTTTTAATGAATTTCGCTCGGCTATTTCGTTCAAAATAGAATGCATGGTGTTCAACTATTCGTTTTACGGTCGCTTATTTTCTTACCCAGGTCTCATAGGTAAAGGCATAGTCGTGGCGGGTATCTTTGTCGTGAAACTCTTCTGAAACGAGCTCCCATGTGTCTTTGTCTAACTCTGGAAAATAAGTGTCGGCATCAAAAGTGCCATGTACACGTGTAAGTTCAATTTTATCGGCTACCTCCATAGCCATTTTATAAATTTCACCGCCTCCTATTACAAAGGGTTGTGTGTCACTAGAAGCTTTCAATAATGCAGCATCTAACGAATGTACTACCACAGCGCCATCTTTTCTGTAGTTTGTATTTCTAGTAATTACAACGTGGGTACGATTTGGAAGTGGTTTTGGGAAAGATTCAAAAGTCTTACGGCCCATAATTATATAATGACCCGTTGTAAGTTGTTTAAAGCGTTTAAAGTCGTCTGGCAAATGCCACACTAAGTCATTTTCTTTGCCAAGCTCATTATTTTCGCCTGCGGCGGCAATCATTGTAATCATGTTTGTTCTGGGGGTAATTCGTTTGGATTGTTTTTTTTTAGTTCAAGGGTGTGATCTGTAGAAGCAGGAGTCTCGGTTTCTCTGGTCGCCTTTATTTCTTCTACGGTAGCTTCTTGTAGCGCCTGCTTTTTTAACGCATCGATACGTTTTTGTTGTAAATTTTTCAATTTTTCAAGCTGTTGATCCTCCCATTCTTTGCCCATAAATTTATTGGTCACAAAAACATTAAAAACATGGATTAGTAGTAAAAATGACCAAAGTAAAACAGCCCAAACAGACCATTGTGGAATTAAAAAGTCTTCACCTTTCTTTAGTACTAGGTTTACTACTAAAAGTAAAACAGAGCCCACAAGAAAAATTATAAAATGACGCATCAACCCCTTTTTCTGTTTGATTCGTTTTCGTGCATATTCGTATTGCTCACGTTGGTCTGCGTCTATTCTTTCCTTTTTGTTGGTTTTTGAAAACATAGTTGGTTACCTTTAGTCTCACGTAAAAATACCCATTTTTAACCGTTTCAACAGTCCAGTTATGGAAGATTTAAGAAAACTGTTTCCAGCAACACAAACACATACCTATTTAAATACCGCATCTGCTGGTTTACTTTCAACAGCGCTCGTGCAATGGCGTAGTAATCATGATAAGAAATTACTGGAGCAAGGAAGTATTTTTAGGGATACGCATAGGGCGATTTTGGCAGAAGTGCGCAATAGGGTATGCGGTTTTTTTGAAGTTTCACAACAAGAAATAGCCTTAGTTCCTAATTTTTCGTTTGCCTTAAATACACTTTTGGAAGGCGTTTCAAAAGACAAAAAAGTATTGCTTCTAGATCGTGATTACCCGAGTATAAATTGGGCTTTTGAGCAGAGAGGTTTCGATGTTTGTTATGCTACTATCGATGAAAATCTAGAGCAGAATATAGAACAAGCTGTTGCGCGTCATCGACCAGATATTTTTGCTTTTAGTATTGTTCAGTATTTAACCGGAATAAAAATAGACTTTAATTTTCTTCGCCAACTTAAGGCATACCACCCAGAGCTTATGCTTATTGCAGATGGTACACAGTATTTGGGTACAGAGCATTTCAGTTTTACTGAAAGTCCGATCGACGTGCTTGGTGCAAGCGCGTACAAATGGTTATTGTCTGGCTACGGAAATGGTCTATTTATGGTAAAGAGCGAACAACAAGAACAATTGAATCCTAATACAATTGGTTTTAATTCGGCTGATGCTAACTTCGGAAATCGTCACAATTTGCCATTTATGAAGCATTTTGAACCTGGGCACCAAGATACTTTGAACTATGGGAGTTTAGGGGAAAGTCTTCGGTTTTTAGAAACCATAGGTATAGCTGCTATTGAAGATTCACTTCAACAATTAACCTCCAAAGCCAAAGAAGCCTTTGCCGAACGAGGCATATTAGAGGAAATTTCAGCAAAAAGAAAAACACATAGTACCATTTTCAGTATAAAAGGTGATGAAACGTTATTTCAGAAATTAAGAGAACAAAAGATTATAGCCTCACAGCGTGGTGATGGAATACGTGTTGGATTTCATATTTATAACACCCAAGACGATCTGCAACAACTTCTTTCAGTGCTTTAAGAAAATTTAAATTTGAGACTAGTATTTTCTGCTTTTTAAATTTATGAGTACATTGGAGGCCACATAATTAACCCCAAATATTATGAAAATAAAATACCTACTGCTGCTTACTTCAATAGCGCTGTGCCTTCCTTGGCAGAATAATGCGCAAGAATATCTAGAATTAATCCATAATCCTACATCACAAACAACCCTTCAAGAGGTGCAAGAATTAGCAGAATCTTATTTTGCTAATCGCGACAAAGGAAGAGGGAGTGGTTATAAGCAATACAAACGCTGGGAGCATAGAATGCAGCGTTTAGTAAATGCAGATGGCGTTATTGGTAAAAATTTTAATCGGTTAACTTGGGATGCGGGAATAAGTGCAAATGCCATAGATCCAACAAATTCTGGTACTAGAATGGCAGGCTGGACCGATCTTGGTCCAACCTCGTATACTAACGGTTCTCAAGGTTATAATGGCGGTATGGGCCGCGTTGGAGTGGTTGGATTTCATCCCACCGATGCAAACACAATTTTTGTAGGAACACCGTCTGGTGGCCTCTGGAAAAGTACCAATGGGGGTACATCTTGGAACCCAATGTCTGATGCCTTAGCGAGTATAGGGGTTTCTGGCATAGCAATAGATCATACCACGCCAGATACTATATATATTCTTACTGGCGATGGTGATGGAGGGGATACCCGTTCTATTGGTGTTATGAAATCTACAGATGGAGGTCTCTCTTGGGCACCTACCGGTTTAAGTTGGGGTGTTGCTGTAAACAACAGAGGTTATAAATTGCTTATGCACCCAACAAATAGTAATATCATGTTTGCCGTAACCACCATTGGAATTCTAAAAACAACCGACGGATGGGCAACATGGACTAATGTGCAAGGTGGAACTTTTAGAGACATAGAATTTAAACCTAACGACCCTAGTACGGTGTACGCAGTAAGCCCAGATACTTTTTATAAATCAACAAATACAGGAGATTCTTGGGGAGTTATTAACGCCGGATTACCATCTGGAGAGAGTAGAATTGCACTTGCAGTAAGTCCTGCAAATCCAGATTACGTGTACTATCTTGCCGGTCCGAGTTTAGGGGCTGGTGTCTTTAATGGTATCTATCGTTCTACAAATAGTGGTACGAGTTTTAGCACTATGACGACTACACCTAATATTTTAGGCTATGACACTAACGGCGGTGACGACTCGCACCAATCGTGGTATGATTTGGCCCTTGCGGTGAACCCGTCTAACGCCAACAATATACTTACAGGTGGGATAAATGTATGGAGGTCTACAGATGGTGGTACAACGAATACAGCCGTTTCCAAATGGAACCAACCTGAAGGTAGTTTTGAATATGTACATGCAGACATTCATGAATTAACCTACAATCCGCTTGATGGCAAATTATACGTTGGAAGTGATGGTGGGGTCTCCGTAAGCTCAGACAACGGACAAACATTTACCAATATATGGGATGGTCTGCAAATAATGCAGTTTTATAGAATTGCAGGAGTAGAAGCAAACCCCAATTTAATTATTGGAGGGACACAAGATAATGGAACCAATGTATATTCTGGGGCACCTAATATTACTCATATTTACGGAGCAGACGGAATGGATTGTGTAATAGATTATAATAATAATAATACCATGTATTTTGCATATCAGTTTGGTGGTTTTAGAAAATCAACGAACGGTGGAAATACTAGTTTCGATATACAGCCTGCTGGTTCTACAGGAACTTGGGTAACCCCATATGGCATGGATGCCACCAATCCTAATATTATTTATGGGGGTTATACAGACGTGTATAGGAGCACGAATGGCGGAAGCAGTTGGACAAATCTAGGGTCTGATGGAAGTGGAGGATTGGCTATTGGAGTAGACGATCCAACTCGTTTGTATGCCTCGTCTGGTATTGATTTGCAAATGTCTTCAAATACTGGAGGTTCTTGGACTACAATTACGGGACCATGGCCAACACTACTTATTACTTCAATTGCTATAGACCCTGCAGATGCTACACGAATTTGGGTTACTTTGGGAGGCTATACAGCTGGACAAAAAGTATATGAATCTACGAATGCTGGAAGTACATGGACCAATGTGTCAGGAACCTTACCTAACATACCCGCCCTAAGTATAGCATATGAAGATACAGGTGGATCGCCTATGGACGCTATCTACGTTGGTATGGATGTAGGTGTCTATTACAAGTCAGATGTTACTCCTTGGCAATTACACGAAACGGGTTTGCCAAATACACCTATTTACGACTTAGAAATTAATGAAACCAATAACCTTATTAGAGCAGGAACTTTTGGTCGTGGCCTTTGGGAAGCGTCGCTATTTAATTCGTCATGTGACTTAACCGTTACCAATGTATCTACAACAGACACATCATGCCCAACATCGGCAGATGGAACCGTAACAGTTACGACAACATGTTCTACTTGTACGGGAATAGAATATACTCTAACACCAACAGCACCTCCTGGACCCCCTATAACACAATCTAATAACGGTGTATTTACTGGCTTACTAGCAAATTCGTACGATATTTCGGTGGTAGATTCTGGAGATTCTTCATGCAGTGCAGGATGGCCTAGCAATCCAGTTGTTGTTAATCCAGGGTCTGAATCTGTGCCGCCTATGATTTCTTGTATGGGAGACATAACACAAAATTCTGACACAGGCCTTTGTACTGCTGTGGTAACATATACAGCCCCTGTGGGCACCGATAATTGCCCAGGAGCGACAACATCTCAAACAGCGGGTTTGCCAAGTGGTAGTGCTTTTCCTGTTGGGACTACAACCAATACTTTTGAAGTGACCGATTCCTCTGGAAATTCCAATTCTTGTAGTTTTGATGTAATTATTGTAGATAACGAGTTGCCTACACCATTTTGTCAAGATATAACTGTGCAATTAAACGCAGCAGGAATGGTAACGATAACGGCTTCAGATATAGATGGAGGTAGTAGCGATAACTGTGGTATTGCATCCATGGCAGTTAGTGTAGACACCTTCGATTGTTCTAATGTAGGAGCTAATAATGTTGTACTTACGGTTACAGATTCTAGCGGAAACTCTAATACCTGTACAGCAGTAGTGACCGTTGAAGATACAGTAGGACCTACAGTAAGTTGCCTAAACATTAGCGTTTCGTTAGATGCCGCCAATAGCGTAATGATTGTTCCAGCCGACGTGGATGGGGGTAGTTCTGATGCCTGTGGCATAGCAAGTATGTCTTTAGATATAGACACCTTTGATTGTTCAAACCTAGGAGATAATAATGTAACCTTACTTGTTACCGATGTAAATGGAAATACAAATTCTTGTATCGCGGTTGTGACAGTGGTAGATGTAGAAAATCCCCTAGCAATATGTCAAGATATAACTGTACAACTAGATGCTA
This Rasiella rasia DNA region includes the following protein-coding sequences:
- a CDS encoding HYR domain-containing protein, yielding MKIKYLLLLTSIALCLPWQNNAQEYLELIHNPTSQTTLQEVQELAESYFANRDKGRGSGYKQYKRWEHRMQRLVNADGVIGKNFNRLTWDAGISANAIDPTNSGTRMAGWTDLGPTSYTNGSQGYNGGMGRVGVVGFHPTDANTIFVGTPSGGLWKSTNGGTSWNPMSDALASIGVSGIAIDHTTPDTIYILTGDGDGGDTRSIGVMKSTDGGLSWAPTGLSWGVAVNNRGYKLLMHPTNSNIMFAVTTIGILKTTDGWATWTNVQGGTFRDIEFKPNDPSTVYAVSPDTFYKSTNTGDSWGVINAGLPSGESRIALAVSPANPDYVYYLAGPSLGAGVFNGIYRSTNSGTSFSTMTTTPNILGYDTNGGDDSHQSWYDLALAVNPSNANNILTGGINVWRSTDGGTTNTAVSKWNQPEGSFEYVHADIHELTYNPLDGKLYVGSDGGVSVSSDNGQTFTNIWDGLQIMQFYRIAGVEANPNLIIGGTQDNGTNVYSGAPNITHIYGADGMDCVIDYNNNNTMYFAYQFGGFRKSTNGGNTSFDIQPAGSTGTWVTPYGMDATNPNIIYGGYTDVYRSTNGGSSWTNLGSDGSGGLAIGVDDPTRLYASSGIDLQMSSNTGGSWTTITGPWPTLLITSIAIDPADATRIWVTLGGYTAGQKVYESTNAGSTWTNVSGTLPNIPALSIAYEDTGGSPMDAIYVGMDVGVYYKSDVTPWQLHETGLPNTPIYDLEINETNNLIRAGTFGRGLWEASLFNSSCDLTVTNVSTTDTSCPTSADGTVTVTTTCSTCTGIEYTLTPTAPPGPPITQSNNGVFTGLLANSYDISVVDSGDSSCSAGWPSNPVVVNPGSESVPPMISCMGDITQNSDTGLCTAVVTYTAPVGTDNCPGATTSQTAGLPSGSAFPVGTTTNTFEVTDSSGNSNSCSFDVIIVDNELPTPFCQDITVQLNAAGMVTITASDIDGGSSDNCGIASMAVSVDTFDCSNVGANNVVLTVTDSSGNSNTCTAVVTVEDTVGPTVSCLNISVSLDAANSVMIVPADVDGGSSDACGIASMSLDIDTFDCSNLGDNNVTLLVTDVNGNTNSCIAVVTVVDVENPLAICQDITVQLDATGTATVAAADLDGGSSDNCGITASTVNIDTFDCTMVGPNTVVLTVTDGSGNSDSCTAVVTIEDNVSPAVVCQDITVQLDASGMVTIVASDIDGGSSDACGIASVAVDMDTFDCSNLGQNNVTLTVIDVNGNSASCIAVVTVEDANIAPMAVCQNITVPLSASGTVTILPQTVDAGSVGAGCVSGMTLDIDTFTCDDVGTPVEVTLTIMNGSGVTDSCTAFVNVVDSLHPTVECPEDQTVTSEGPYTLPDYAALGMVIEADNCVDNLTVSQLPAPGTILEQGSYNITIQVTDPSGNRDICTFGLTIDDLLSTASPDISSLILYPNPAQTEIFLANPQHLPLERLSIYDISGRLVKSILVHGNEIETRINISELASASYIVVVTSQTSQSVMNMIKQ